A region of Stigmatopora nigra isolate UIUO_SnigA chromosome 6, RoL_Snig_1.1, whole genome shotgun sequence DNA encodes the following proteins:
- the LOC144198735 gene encoding claudin-4-like yields MASTSLQLLGLVLAILGWVGGILVCAAPLWRVSAFVGGELVIAQVTWEGLWMNCLSQTTGQIQCKTYDSTLALPTATQAARCLTVLSLMLCILALLLGVMGAKCTHCLGDNNQEPKARLSRIAGVLFIVAGLAFLVPICWTAYSTIREFYDMNVAAPLKRELGPALYLGWGASVLLLLGGALIHIGSSPKGGGILPVGRAAKDIQHSGAAGEAKPQEKSFV; encoded by the coding sequence TTTGGTGCTGGCGATTCTTGGCTGGGTGGGTGGGATACTGGTGTGCGCGGCTCCTCTGTGGCGCGTGTCGGCCTTTGTGGGAGGGGAGCTAGTGATCGCCCAGGTTACGTGGGAAGGATTATGGATGAACTGCCTATCTCAGACCACAGGTCAGATCCAATGTAAGACATACGACTCAACGCTGGCCCTGCCCACGGCTACTCAAGCGGCGCGGTGTCTTACTGTCCTCTCTCTGATGCTCTGCATTCTGGCCCTCCTACTTGGGGTGATGGGGGCCAAGTGCACCCACTGCCTGGGTGACAACAACCAAGAACCCAAGGCTCGGCTTTCCAGGATAGCAGGGGTGCTTTTTATCGTAGCCGGTTTGGCGTTCTTGGTACCCATCTGTTGGACAGCGTATTCAACCATTAGAGAATTTTATGATATGAATGTGGCAGCACCCCTGAAGAGAGAGCTAGGACCGGCGCTCTATTTGGGCTGGGGAGCCagtgtgctgctgctgctaggTGGCGCTCTCATACACATTGGTTCTTCTCCAAAGGGAGGAGGAATACTGCCTGTGGGGAGAGCAGCAAAAGACATCCAACATTCAGGGGCAGCAGGGGAGGCAAAGCCACAGGAAAAATCATTTgtgtaa
- the slc25a10b gene encoding mitochondrial dicarboxylate carrier has product MQRATLPEGAMTEKRMSRWYFGGLASCGAACCTHPLDLLKVHLQTQQEVKQRMFGMAVQVVKNDGILALYNGLSASLCRQMSYSLTRFAIYETVRDMIGNQTQGPMPFYQKVMLGAFGGCTGGFVGTPADMVNVRMQNDMKLPAEMRRNYKHALDGLFRVFREEGVRKLFSGASMASSRGALVTVGQLACYDQAKQLVLGTGMLGDNMFTHFLSSFIAGGCATFLCQPLDVLKTRLMNSKGEYTGVRHCLQETAKLGPLAFYKGLVPAGIRLIPHTVLTFIFLEQLKKNFGIRIIS; this is encoded by the exons ATGCAACGCGCGACTCTACCAGAAGGAGCCATGACGGAGAAACGCATGTCGCGCTGGTATTTTGGTGGCTTGGCGTCATGTGGAGCAGCTTGCTGCACGCATCCTCTGGATCTCCTCAAG GTGCACCTACAAACACAGCAGGAGGTTAAGCAGAGGATGTTTGGCATGGCCGTCCAAGTGGTAAAGAATGATGGAATTCTTGCTCTATACAATGGCCTTTCTGCTTCCCTTTGCAGACAg ATGTCATATTCCCTAACCAGATTTGCCATCTATGAGACAGTGAGGGATATGATTGGAAATCAAACCCAGGGTCCCATGCCTTTCTATCAAAAAGTCATGTTAGGAGCATTTGGAG GTTGTACTGGGGGTTTCGTTGGCACGCCAGCAGATATGGTGAATGTCAG GATGCAAAATGACATGAAACTACCAGCTGAAATGAGGAGAAA CTACAAACATGCCTTAGATGGGTTGTTCCGAGTCTTCAGAGAAG AGGGGGTGAGGAAGCTGTTCTCAGGAGCCAGCATGGCGTCCAGCAGGGGAGCCTTGGTCACTGTGGGACAG TTGGCTTGCTATGACCAGGCAAAGCAGCTTGTGTTAGGAACGGGAATGCTGGGAGATAACATGTTCACACACTTCCTCTCAAGCTTCATTGCG GGAGGTTGTGCAACGTTCCTTTGTCAGCCTCTTGATGTTCTAAAGACAAGACTCATGAACTCAAAGGGAGAGTACACT GGGGTGCGACATTGCTTGCAAGAAACTGCCAAATTGGGTCCTCTGGCATTTTATAAG GGCCTTGTTCCTGCAGGGATTCGATTGATTCCTCATACAGTGCTCACGTTCATCTTCCTGGAGCAGCTGAAAAAGAACTTTGGGATTCGCATCATTTCCTGA